A single window of Nitrospira sp. CR1.1 DNA harbors:
- a CDS encoding tetratricopeptide repeat protein — translation MNMRSNALAFTIGLAFLGFFSGCAEDHRWRAAMNSGNNAMRSGDYTHAEESFVAARKEAEVLDPQGKRLAETLSQLGEVNRELGRYPRAEALFQEALAIRERVYGPAHAETAASLTDLGELYRLQGLYTQAEALHQRAREIREKVFGPDHNKTAESLNNIAVVYQDQRRFSDAEPVLQRALAIFEKQLGPEHSLTAITRDNLAKMYQAQGQHPRAMPLYQRALTIHEKAFGPNHPIVARNLENLGDTYRAQNQYPQAEALYQRAVSIFRKSLGSDHVDTAEAMSRLGQLYELQGLYSQAEPLFQQAIAIREKQQGAYNPQVAGELKNLASLYQSQNKLDQSEDLYKQALVIYEQAVGYDRETYVKTLKSYASLLRRRQRSGEAERLEERANSVLKRLSLESQNLGKTAADMPLAPVSPVP, via the coding sequence ATGAACATGCGATCGAATGCGCTGGCATTTACCATTGGTCTAGCCTTTCTGGGCTTCTTCTCCGGATGCGCGGAGGACCATCGCTGGCGCGCGGCGATGAATAGTGGCAATAACGCGATGCGCTCGGGCGATTATACGCATGCCGAAGAATCCTTTGTGGCGGCGCGTAAAGAAGCGGAAGTATTGGACCCGCAAGGCAAGCGTCTCGCCGAAACCTTGAGCCAATTGGGAGAAGTGAATCGTGAGCTGGGCCGGTATCCCCGCGCTGAAGCACTCTTTCAGGAGGCCTTGGCCATCAGAGAGCGCGTGTATGGACCCGCCCATGCTGAGACGGCTGCGAGTTTGACGGACTTAGGCGAGCTCTATCGCCTCCAAGGGTTGTACACGCAGGCGGAAGCGCTCCATCAACGAGCCAGAGAAATCCGTGAGAAGGTGTTCGGCCCTGATCACAACAAAACGGCGGAAAGTCTCAACAACATTGCCGTAGTGTATCAGGATCAACGGCGATTCTCCGATGCGGAACCGGTGCTGCAGCGTGCCCTTGCCATTTTCGAAAAGCAGCTCGGTCCGGAGCACAGCCTGACGGCGATCACACGAGACAATCTGGCGAAAATGTATCAGGCGCAGGGGCAACATCCCCGCGCCATGCCGCTGTATCAGCGCGCCCTCACCATTCATGAAAAGGCCTTCGGCCCCAATCACCCGATCGTGGCGAGGAACCTGGAAAATCTGGGCGACACCTATCGCGCGCAGAATCAATATCCACAGGCCGAAGCGCTGTATCAGCGTGCCGTCAGCATCTTCAGAAAGTCGCTCGGGAGCGACCATGTAGATACGGCAGAGGCCATGAGTCGATTGGGACAACTCTATGAACTGCAGGGACTCTATTCGCAGGCAGAGCCGTTGTTTCAGCAGGCGATTGCGATTCGGGAAAAACAGCAGGGCGCCTATAACCCTCAAGTGGCGGGCGAGCTGAAAAATCTGGCGTCGCTCTACCAGTCGCAGAATAAGCTGGATCAGTCGGAAGATCTGTACAAACAGGCCCTGGTTATCTACGAGCAGGCTGTCGGGTATGATCGTGAGACGTATGTGAAGACCTTGAAGAGTTATGCCTCCTTATTGAGACGCCGGCAACGCTCGGGCGAGGCCGAACGCCTGGAAGAGCGGGCGAATAGCGTGTTGAAGCGCCTCTCGTTGGAGAGTCAGAACCTGGGGAAAACTGCCGCGGATATGCCGCTTGCGCCTGTTTCTCCGGTCCCATAG
- a CDS encoding NAD-dependent epimerase/dehydratase family protein: MTNPSQNTPISGPLRIALIGAGRHAQHHARAILRCPGVQLVAVADPSDAAQAAMRDIVPGIGCFKTPEELFASEKLHVVHIITPPATHAPLARMALKAGCHIYVEKPFTESVEDAQQILDEASAKNLRVCAGHQLLYEPPTRVLTQYLPSIGRVVHVESYFSFRTVRHAPGGRKVLRADHQLLDILPHPVYLLLQVLEQAGEGRTELLSLEVSQAGTVHALVRRGGVTGTLIVTLEGRPVESYLRVIGRNGSLFADYVRSTTQRAIGPGSSGIDKLFAPYRQAWQLLAGTTSAMASRFLKSQRSYPGLAELFSAFYESARTGHQSPLSPESLLETVRICERVAKALKAGEAKALAAAAPKPVESRGVLVTGGTGFLGKEIVRALLSRGRPVRVVARREPSPWERIAGAEYVVADVATGAAASLFKGVDTVIHAAAETAGGWPEHQRNSLDATEQMLRGAAGVGVKHFVHVSSLAVLAQGTGQPIPDNHPLEPDSKGSGPYVWGKLESERLAVQLGRELGLSVKVVRPGALVDYRDFDPPGRLGKRLGNIFVAVGSAGDRLGVVDVGFAGRFLGWMTDAWDMAPSPLNLLDPVSPTKRELLHRLRQANPDLSVWWLPRFVLVPLSWLATLAQKVLRPGKPAIDVAKVFSVLPYDTSGIAKLAPHVDSALEKP; this comes from the coding sequence GTGACAAACCCTAGCCAGAACACTCCAATTTCAGGGCCGTTGCGGATTGCGCTCATCGGCGCAGGCCGCCACGCGCAACACCATGCCCGCGCCATCTTGCGATGTCCCGGTGTGCAGTTGGTTGCGGTGGCCGATCCTTCCGATGCAGCTCAAGCCGCCATGCGCGACATCGTGCCGGGTATTGGCTGTTTTAAGACGCCGGAAGAGCTCTTTGCTTCGGAAAAGCTTCACGTCGTCCATATCATCACTCCGCCGGCGACCCATGCCCCGCTCGCGCGTATGGCGCTTAAGGCCGGATGCCACATTTATGTGGAAAAACCGTTCACCGAGTCGGTCGAAGACGCACAGCAGATCCTGGATGAGGCGAGCGCAAAAAACCTTCGCGTCTGTGCCGGCCACCAGCTGCTCTACGAACCGCCCACCCGGGTGCTGACGCAATATTTGCCCTCGATTGGCCGGGTCGTGCACGTCGAAAGTTACTTTTCCTTTCGGACCGTCCGGCATGCGCCTGGCGGACGGAAGGTGCTTCGCGCCGACCATCAATTACTCGATATCCTGCCGCATCCCGTCTATCTTCTGCTGCAGGTGTTGGAGCAAGCCGGAGAGGGGCGCACGGAACTATTGTCGCTGGAGGTCAGTCAAGCCGGAACCGTACACGCGCTGGTACGACGCGGCGGCGTCACCGGGACGTTGATCGTGACGCTGGAGGGACGCCCTGTCGAAAGTTATCTGCGGGTGATCGGTCGCAACGGTTCGTTATTTGCTGATTACGTTCGGAGTACCACCCAACGGGCTATCGGGCCGGGATCGTCCGGCATTGATAAGCTCTTCGCGCCCTACCGGCAGGCCTGGCAATTGTTGGCCGGGACCACTTCTGCGATGGCGAGCCGGTTCCTCAAGAGCCAGCGGAGTTATCCGGGATTGGCCGAACTGTTTTCGGCCTTTTACGAGTCGGCCCGCACCGGTCACCAGTCGCCGCTGTCGCCCGAGAGTTTGCTCGAGACCGTGCGTATCTGCGAGCGGGTGGCGAAGGCACTCAAGGCAGGGGAAGCCAAGGCCCTGGCGGCGGCCGCACCAAAACCGGTCGAGAGCCGCGGCGTGCTGGTCACCGGCGGAACGGGATTTTTAGGGAAGGAAATCGTCCGCGCGCTCTTGTCGCGCGGACGTCCTGTTCGTGTGGTGGCACGGCGCGAGCCATCGCCATGGGAACGGATTGCCGGCGCCGAATATGTGGTGGCCGATGTGGCGACCGGCGCTGCCGCGTCTCTCTTCAAGGGGGTGGATACGGTCATTCATGCAGCCGCAGAAACCGCGGGTGGCTGGCCGGAGCATCAGCGTAATTCGTTGGATGCGACGGAGCAGATGCTGCGAGGGGCGGCCGGGGTGGGCGTCAAACACTTCGTTCATGTCAGCAGCCTCGCCGTGCTGGCACAGGGCACGGGGCAGCCGATTCCCGACAATCATCCCTTGGAACCGGACAGCAAGGGATCGGGACCTTATGTATGGGGGAAGTTGGAATCAGAACGTCTGGCGGTGCAACTCGGCAGAGAGCTGGGCCTGTCGGTGAAGGTCGTCCGTCCTGGCGCATTGGTCGATTATCGCGATTTTGACCCGCCCGGCCGTCTCGGCAAGCGATTGGGCAATATCTTTGTGGCGGTCGGATCAGCGGGTGATCGTCTTGGAGTGGTGGATGTCGGATTTGCCGGTCGATTCCTCGGCTGGATGACAGACGCCTGGGACATGGCGCCCAGTCCCTTGAATCTGCTTGACCCCGTGTCTCCGACCAAACGTGAGCTGCTGCATCGTCTCCGCCAGGCCAATCCGGATCTGTCGGTGTGGTGGCTGCCCAGGTTCGTCCTCGTTCCGCTGTCGTGGCTGGCAACATTGGCGCAAAAAGTCTTGCGTCCCGGGAAGCCGGCGATCGATGTGGCTAAAGTCTTCAGTGTGTTGCCCTACGATACTTCCGGGATCGCGAAGCTCGCTCCTCACGTCGATTCCGCATTGGAAAAACCATAG
- a CDS encoding aminotransferase class I/II-fold pyridoxal phosphate-dependent enzyme, which yields MNIPLLDLKAQYQSMRSEILAAIEATCDEQGFILGPRVAALEQAVAAYANSTYAVGVASGSDALLLALMALGVKAGDEVITVPFTFFATAGAISRLGAKPVFIDIRPDDFNMDPKLLERAISGRTKAIIPVHLFGQCAEMGAINDIARRHKIGVIEDACQAIGAAQHGRRAGVLGDVACFSFFPSKNLGGFGDAGMVTTNDKELSESIAMLRVHGSRVRYVHEAIGINSRLDALQAAVLLVKLKRLDQWAEGRRRNAARYTQLFADAQLTDYVTLPVTRPDNFHVFNQFTLRVQKRDELRAYLKDHGVGSEVYYPLPLHLQNCYRDLAYQKGAFPQSEQAAEEVLSIPIYAELTDEQLQYVVQMIASFYRKR from the coding sequence ATGAATATTCCGCTACTTGATCTGAAAGCCCAGTACCAATCCATGCGCAGTGAAATCCTGGCGGCTATCGAGGCCACCTGCGATGAGCAGGGCTTTATCCTCGGGCCGCGAGTGGCGGCGCTCGAACAGGCAGTGGCGGCCTATGCGAACAGTACGTATGCGGTGGGCGTGGCCTCAGGCAGCGATGCCTTGCTGCTTGCGTTGATGGCGTTAGGAGTCAAGGCGGGCGACGAAGTCATCACGGTACCCTTTACCTTCTTTGCGACGGCGGGAGCGATTTCCCGGCTAGGCGCCAAGCCGGTGTTTATTGATATCCGCCCTGATGATTTCAACATGGATCCGAAGCTGCTGGAACGAGCGATCAGCGGACGGACCAAGGCCATTATTCCCGTGCATCTGTTCGGCCAATGCGCGGAGATGGGCGCGATCAACGACATTGCGCGACGACACAAGATCGGCGTGATCGAAGACGCCTGCCAGGCTATCGGCGCCGCGCAACACGGACGGCGCGCCGGTGTGTTGGGAGATGTGGCCTGTTTCAGCTTCTTCCCGTCGAAAAACCTGGGCGGTTTCGGTGATGCCGGCATGGTGACGACCAATGATAAGGAGCTGTCGGAATCCATCGCCATGTTGCGGGTTCACGGGAGCCGCGTGCGGTACGTGCATGAAGCGATCGGCATCAACAGCCGGTTGGATGCCTTGCAAGCGGCCGTCTTGCTGGTAAAGTTGAAACGGCTCGATCAATGGGCCGAAGGCCGCCGGAGGAATGCTGCGCGGTATACACAATTGTTTGCCGACGCGCAATTGACCGATTATGTCACGCTGCCGGTTACACGTCCTGATAACTTCCATGTCTTCAATCAATTCACACTTCGTGTCCAGAAGCGCGATGAGTTGCGGGCATACTTGAAGGATCACGGCGTGGGGTCGGAAGTGTATTATCCATTGCCGTTGCATCTGCAGAATTGTTATCGCGACTTGGCCTATCAGAAAGGCGCGTTCCCGCAATCGGAACAGGCCGCGGAGGAAGTGTTGTCGATTCCGATTTATGCAGAACTGACCGATGAGCAGCTTCAGTACGTCGTGCAGATGATCGCCTCCTTCTACCGCAAACGATAA
- a CDS encoding glycosyltransferase — MDVICHVITKLELGGAQEVAMRVVSSLDRRRFRPVLIAGPGGLLTEEAHALEGVELRLIPSLVRDIRPLQDLRALWELVATFRRLRPKIVHTHSSKAGILGRLAAWLAGVPCILHTIHGYGVTPAQPLWLQHMVIGLEWMVGRVTTHWIAVSQADRRQGLEWELFSASKVSVIRPGVDPTAFAARIEPAERDRLRASLGVGPEQLLVGTVSCLKPQKSPEDFIRVAAIVCQRMPAAKCVLVGDGALRPQIEAMIQAQGLQERVTLLGWRRDVASLLKAFDVFVLTSQWEGLPCAILEARASRIPIVATRVGGSAEAIVEGIQGTLCPAGDVRAIASRVCQLLGDERLRADLRNGTQELPEEFTIQETVKQYHSLYTYLLHATRPAEDMMKLQPNRM, encoded by the coding sequence ATGGATGTAATCTGTCACGTCATCACCAAACTCGAATTGGGCGGCGCACAGGAAGTGGCGATGCGGGTGGTGTCGAGTCTGGATCGACGGCGATTCCGCCCGGTGCTCATCGCCGGGCCCGGCGGTTTGTTGACTGAGGAGGCGCATGCGCTCGAAGGCGTCGAGCTTCGTCTGATTCCCTCGCTCGTTCGAGACATTCGCCCCCTACAAGATTTGCGCGCGTTATGGGAACTGGTCGCCACGTTTCGGCGGCTCCGGCCAAAGATTGTGCACACCCACAGTTCAAAAGCTGGTATCCTAGGGCGGTTGGCCGCCTGGCTTGCCGGGGTTCCTTGCATCCTGCACACGATACACGGGTATGGCGTGACACCTGCCCAGCCACTGTGGCTCCAACATATGGTCATCGGGCTTGAATGGATGGTCGGGCGCGTGACTACCCATTGGATTGCGGTCTCTCAGGCCGATCGCCGTCAGGGACTCGAGTGGGAGCTCTTCAGCGCGTCGAAGGTATCGGTGATCAGGCCGGGCGTTGATCCGACAGCATTCGCGGCGCGCATCGAGCCGGCGGAACGAGACCGCCTTCGAGCCTCGCTGGGAGTAGGACCTGAGCAGCTGCTCGTAGGAACGGTCTCGTGCTTGAAACCGCAAAAATCTCCCGAAGACTTTATCCGCGTCGCCGCGATCGTCTGCCAGCGTATGCCTGCAGCCAAATGTGTGTTGGTCGGCGACGGCGCGTTACGGCCGCAGATCGAAGCGATGATCCAAGCGCAAGGGCTTCAGGAGCGGGTCACGTTGCTCGGCTGGCGACGGGATGTGGCTTCATTGCTGAAGGCGTTCGATGTCTTCGTGTTGACGTCTCAATGGGAGGGATTGCCCTGCGCGATTCTGGAAGCGAGGGCGAGCCGGATTCCCATCGTGGCGACCAGAGTAGGCGGCTCCGCCGAAGCGATTGTTGAGGGCATCCAGGGCACGCTCTGTCCCGCGGGCGATGTCCGGGCTATAGCGAGTCGCGTGTGTCAATTACTGGGCGATGAGCGACTTCGTGCGGATCTGCGGAACGGGACGCAGGAATTGCCGGAAGAGTTTACGATTCAGGAAACGGTCAAACAGTATCACTCGCTTTACACGTATCTCCTGCACGCCACGCGGCCGGCAGAAGATATGATGAAGTTGCAGCCCAATCGAATGTGA
- a CDS encoding NAD(P)-binding protein has product MIVIVGAGLAGLSAAYHLRGMPYKILEREREVGGLCRSYVKDGFTFDYTGHLLHFRQTAIKALVESLLPDRLQRHARKSYVFSHDTYTEYPFQVNTYGLPPEVVRECLLGFIATLTQSASTPSVESPSFKQWIIDSLGEGIAKHFMVPFNEKLWQVPLDDLTSDWVSWLVPKPDVKDVVSGALGIKDKAFGYNPSFQYPVSGGIKVLPEAFLPSVENLSYDSDLVEIETGRRRAIFRSAQGERTEEYDRLISTIPLPELVRRCVDLPASMRELAGSLRWVSVYNVNLAVARERISDTHWIYFPEHRYPFYRAGFPMNFSASMGRPGCSSLYVEISHRPTEKESEAALIERVRRGLEEAGVLQPTDELVMSDVKDLYYAYVLFDRYRGRAVKELLAELERRGISSIGRYGLWEHTSMEDAIAQGQQIAMRLRMRAAA; this is encoded by the coding sequence ATGATTGTGATCGTCGGGGCGGGGTTGGCAGGGCTCAGCGCGGCCTATCACTTGCGCGGGATGCCGTACAAGATTCTGGAACGGGAACGCGAAGTCGGAGGACTCTGCCGGTCGTACGTCAAAGACGGATTCACCTTCGACTATACGGGACATCTGCTCCACTTTCGCCAGACGGCGATCAAGGCATTGGTGGAAAGCCTTCTCCCCGATCGGCTTCAGCGGCACGCGCGCAAATCCTATGTGTTTTCTCACGACACCTATACGGAGTACCCGTTTCAGGTCAATACGTACGGACTTCCGCCGGAGGTGGTACGTGAGTGCCTGTTGGGATTCATCGCCACACTGACACAGTCCGCATCTACGCCGTCGGTCGAGAGTCCATCGTTCAAACAATGGATCATCGACAGCCTGGGCGAAGGGATCGCCAAACATTTCATGGTGCCATTTAATGAAAAGCTCTGGCAGGTGCCGCTCGATGACCTCACCTCAGACTGGGTGTCGTGGCTCGTGCCGAAACCGGATGTCAAGGATGTGGTCAGCGGGGCATTGGGCATTAAGGACAAGGCATTTGGCTACAACCCATCGTTTCAGTATCCGGTGAGCGGCGGCATTAAGGTATTGCCGGAAGCGTTCCTCCCGTCGGTCGAAAACCTTTCGTACGATTCCGATTTGGTGGAGATCGAAACGGGGAGGCGCCGCGCTATTTTCCGGAGTGCTCAGGGGGAGCGCACCGAGGAGTACGACCGTCTCATTTCGACGATTCCATTGCCGGAGCTGGTGCGGCGGTGTGTTGATCTTCCGGCGTCGATGCGGGAATTGGCCGGGTCGCTGCGTTGGGTGTCTGTGTACAACGTCAATCTGGCCGTCGCCCGGGAACGCATTTCCGACACACACTGGATCTATTTCCCGGAGCACCGGTACCCGTTCTATCGGGCTGGGTTCCCCATGAATTTCTCTGCCTCCATGGGACGGCCCGGATGCAGTTCGCTCTATGTGGAAATTTCGCACCGGCCGACGGAGAAAGAGTCGGAGGCCGCGCTGATCGAGCGGGTTCGCCGCGGGTTGGAAGAGGCGGGCGTGCTGCAGCCGACTGATGAGCTGGTCATGTCGGACGTCAAAGATTTGTACTACGCCTATGTGCTGTTCGACCGGTACCGCGGCCGCGCTGTGAAAGAGTTACTGGCTGAGCTGGAACGGCGCGGCATTTCGTCAATCGGGAGATATGGCTTGTGGGAGCATACGTCGATGGAAGACGCAATCGCCCAGGGGCAGCAGATTGCCATGCGATTGCGAATGAGGGCCGCGGCCTGA
- a CDS encoding undecaprenyl/decaprenyl-phosphate alpha-N-acetylglucosaminyl 1-phosphate transferase → MILLALTFLVAVLLSVYGVPIARRAALKFGIVDSPDGRLKHQGEPVPYLGGLAIYLSFLVSLAFTFEFRQDVLGIVLSGTLIIMLGLIDDFGVLSPGAKLAGQFLAVFVLIKSGIRIEIASLPDWVDILLTVFWMIGIINAFNLLDIMDGLSAGVGVISAAFLCVVAILNGDQTIAFMLAALMGSLLGFLRYNWRPASIYMGDSGAMFIGLMLGALSMIGKYTEGHSVSLLTPVLILGMPIFDTLFVMYIRFLRGLPVFLGSPDHIAIRLRHWGLSVTHVVLLSYLGAAILGGIGLLVMAVPQDLAVILSGVTVLGLAAAAVALTRVNVCSGVVAVSPEVVPARSTERTDAV, encoded by the coding sequence ATGATCCTCCTGGCGCTGACATTCCTGGTCGCCGTTTTGCTGTCGGTGTATGGCGTGCCGATTGCGCGCCGGGCCGCGTTGAAGTTCGGCATTGTCGATAGCCCGGATGGCCGGCTCAAGCATCAGGGAGAGCCGGTTCCGTATTTGGGCGGATTGGCGATCTACCTCTCTTTTCTCGTGAGCCTGGCGTTTACCTTCGAGTTCCGGCAGGACGTGCTCGGCATCGTGCTCTCGGGAACGTTGATCATCATGCTGGGATTGATCGACGACTTCGGAGTGTTGTCGCCCGGCGCCAAGTTGGCGGGACAGTTCCTGGCGGTGTTTGTCTTGATCAAGAGCGGCATACGTATCGAGATTGCGTCTCTTCCCGATTGGGTCGATATCCTGCTGACCGTGTTCTGGATGATCGGCATCATCAATGCCTTCAATCTTCTGGACATCATGGACGGCTTGTCGGCCGGGGTTGGCGTGATCAGCGCAGCGTTTCTGTGCGTGGTCGCGATTTTGAACGGTGACCAGACGATCGCTTTTATGCTGGCCGCGCTGATGGGAAGCCTGCTGGGTTTTCTGCGATACAACTGGCGGCCGGCGTCCATTTACATGGGGGATTCCGGCGCCATGTTCATCGGCCTGATGCTGGGTGCCCTGTCGATGATCGGCAAGTACACGGAAGGTCATTCCGTCTCGCTGTTGACGCCGGTTTTGATCCTGGGGATGCCGATTTTTGACACGCTGTTCGTCATGTACATCCGATTCTTGCGCGGATTGCCGGTCTTTCTCGGCAGCCCCGACCACATCGCGATACGGTTGCGTCATTGGGGGCTCTCGGTCACGCACGTGGTGTTGCTCAGTTACCTTGGCGCGGCAATCTTAGGCGGGATCGGATTGCTGGTCATGGCCGTTCCGCAGGATCTCGCCGTGATCTTGAGCGGCGTGACCGTGCTGGGGCTGGCCGCCGCTGCGGTCGCGCTGACGCGGGTGAATGTGTGCAGCGGAGTCGTTGCCGTGAGCCCTGAGGTCGTCCCGGCACGTTCGACAGAAAGGACCGACGCGGTATGA
- a CDS encoding glycosyltransferase — translation MTVTYFSKSSPIGPSSRYRVYQFLPHLQQSGIDCHVDPLFGATYFSILQVRSSVLQTCLKIPYVLARFLKRLGTLLTLGRRDLIVIEGQLFPYAPPLIERLLRWLRYRLVFEMDDAIYLTRGHERKMPVLFRMAMGVIVGNDRLAAYATQYSSQVTVVPTVVDTERFAPRPLRPTAASDLVDDPITIVWIGLAYNLKYLNVLAPALRRLQERYRVKLRVVCSQPPVLDGLDIEFRSWEWRREVEDLQDATIGVMPLEDTEWARGKCALKLLQYLAVGLPAVASPVGVNREILVNGDNGFFASTEQEWYERLESLCRDPQLRARMGQAGRQTVETRYSLAVWGPRLADVYRTFVQGEPHLLMQRPVGLPLSDRRHSTGA, via the coding sequence ATGACGGTTACCTATTTTTCCAAAAGCTCGCCCATCGGCCCGAGTAGTCGCTACCGCGTCTACCAATTCTTGCCTCATCTTCAACAGTCGGGCATCGATTGCCATGTAGATCCGCTGTTCGGCGCCACCTACTTCTCGATTCTTCAAGTGCGCTCATCAGTCTTACAAACCTGTCTGAAAATTCCCTATGTCCTGGCCCGCTTTCTCAAACGTTTGGGAACGCTCCTGACTCTGGGGCGACGGGACCTGATCGTGATCGAAGGGCAACTCTTTCCCTATGCGCCTCCCCTGATCGAACGGCTGTTGCGCTGGTTGCGGTATCGGTTGGTGTTCGAAATGGATGACGCCATTTATCTGACTCGTGGCCATGAACGGAAGATGCCTGTGCTCTTCAGGATGGCGATGGGCGTCATTGTTGGAAACGATCGGTTAGCCGCCTACGCCACCCAATATTCCTCTCAAGTCACGGTGGTGCCGACGGTGGTGGACACTGAGCGATTTGCCCCCAGGCCCTTGCGACCGACCGCCGCATCCGATTTGGTCGATGACCCTATCACGATTGTCTGGATCGGCCTGGCTTACAACCTCAAGTATTTGAACGTGCTTGCGCCTGCACTCCGCCGGCTGCAAGAGCGGTATCGCGTGAAGCTTCGCGTCGTCTGTTCTCAGCCACCGGTGCTCGACGGGTTGGACATCGAGTTTCGATCCTGGGAGTGGCGGCGTGAAGTTGAGGATCTTCAGGATGCCACCATCGGCGTGATGCCGCTGGAGGATACAGAATGGGCCCGGGGCAAGTGCGCGCTCAAGCTGTTGCAATATCTCGCGGTAGGGTTGCCGGCGGTGGCCTCGCCTGTCGGGGTCAATCGCGAGATTCTTGTGAATGGGGACAATGGATTTTTCGCCTCGACCGAACAAGAGTGGTATGAGCGCCTCGAATCATTGTGCCGGGACCCACAATTGCGCGCTCGCATGGGACAGGCAGGCCGCCAGACCGTAGAGACGCGGTATTCCCTGGCGGTATGGGGGCCCAGGCTGGCCGATGTCTATCGCACCTTTGTCCAGGGCGAGCCTCATCTTCTGATGCAGCGGCCTGTCGGCCTGCCTCTGTCTGACCGTAGACATTCCACAGGTGCGTGA